From one Malus sylvestris chromosome 1, drMalSylv7.2, whole genome shotgun sequence genomic stretch:
- the LOC126618839 gene encoding uncharacterized protein LOC126618839 isoform X1, whose amino-acid sequence MPDVDAPSASQTSISAVGPTHHLPLQILRSDPTPPAPTRSDPPGSTIDWLPDFLEFSWVAYGASSLLVISHLPSPLSDTETLIGPIFRQVFELSGDPSSAVEAVSWSPAMPSIGELAAAAENCVWVFSHDSATSKGSFCWSQNAVLVQSTKVKAIRWTGSGDGIVSGGVEVVLWKRNGRFWEIAWKFKAELPQSMVTATWSLDGPFATAAYQSKWQTEGLSTNKASKCVLVCQSDGKSGFLKSDLHHPHAVSMIQWRPSTGRHLNRDARHPPRQVLLTCSTDGTIRLWCEVNDGRGRKFGKDMNDPKTMRCSFSVAAVIEINQALNGLLGTDIYVMWATEIGGVCKTREGSKQIFSTKGYLQDLAGNCEWLIGFGPGMLVNFWAIHCLDDVSPIRFPRVTLWKTQKLQGLKVGNSNWTGLSNCKDGIPLNKVVISRNCLSGPPTLCSLVQLLPCNSLVWSRIHTQTSNNIEDTPINKSGAENIISCSAGGLLNLDGHAGRILQVDVHPYSCEVELAVSLDSCGLLLFWFFSTISNCILDRPTLIPTWELCGKLATQGSCSKYTSLRWAPSIGNEAVILLMGHAGGIDCFVVKIHHNEEESIECHYLCTIPFTGHGPYVDGPASIFSIPLPSTCPKTLKSNKLLLLGVWMNGFQALSWEITLHSFDLSRSYCECNFDAGNASEGSMWGFETTFADKRYCLNVKPCSSQIPDPHTHDEVTSFAVVYPGRKICMEKNLASIIDLCYPPYIMATGCSDGSLKLWRSVMDKPSTPHIPWELVGKFQAHQGPISHVCLSDCGRKIATLWKELSSNTVSTLHIWDSVLLAGAGSFMLEHTISFGQDLVALNWLSFGNGQLLLGVCTKNQLQVYTQQRCGSQTLLNSEKSLKRDIWVCIASTHTFPLINDFFWGPRASAVFVHSSYFCVNSQWLFLADKKHLVNVDPSYIMENCLDSVGGMEEDISSGIFIDCGLGQFSKILLDNNRRDCKSDIPLEIDLKKDYLSSSLFVARAQLKCSGATKVSIWTMHEVVEQLSGSLPVYHPEALFMNIYSGNWKRAYIALRHLNEFLSSNSSPERKCSPAKSSNCIPQIPLSNFLDAHISINSNDKVFQWSGDASVFSSSSPFQRGFGQFTNSLDSYGSSNMINSSSTKSELNDFIEPFEKLYKSADISDIEKIQILAIIDLLTELCSSNSSSAYESLDEPGRRFWVGLRFQQLHFFRKSGRSASVEELVIDSKLIGWAYHSDCQENLFGSFLPNDPSWQEMRNLGVGFWFTNTAQLRSRMEKLARLQYLKRKDPKDCALLYIALNRIQVLSGLFKISRDEKDKPLVGFLSRNFQEEKNKAAALKNAYVLMGRHQLELAVAFFLLGGDTSSAVNICAKNLGDEQLALVICRLAEGRGGPLERHLITKFMLPSAIEKGDCWLGSLLEWELGNYSQSFTCMLGFQINSATEKYALLSNGAPFSDPNVGLYCLMLATNNCMKNAVGEQNSALLGRWAILTTATALNRCGLPLEALEYLSSSPNIPGDTDERGTSDLGHSENLRAILNPSPRNSSNWLSSNVALHLEFQAKSDLTLQYLSKLVREHPSWVDIVFGSFQASTCVKECKNQEYVKVLESFQQKLYTTLNQLEQKFSVVPFHLVSMILISLYDCGLWFVGYDILHRYTAQNQDLDKIQSADKFLSYALMHKLLLKATRETSLLFSRVIVACGITCSVLKSHYIEDNVSGDSRSTGSDALEYYFQGLILLLRSLRAALGTTFCSTTEDLIMKPLTIIDLMEYYVHLAYAWHHRNSKVLLLLVQPLLITFTNGHTPYEVDMKNMKKLLTQIPEVAVQNNVGLHVSQERNITHLVPEDERWQIISVCLWQHISRFMQHNLNVLSYNLDDDGCFAGEPHQKYFSWAPISASLDSHSSSLKELIGLVSLSLVKLLKPTLSQVASYHVKQLASLLQHKMDNGLRVTTLVWLEESNKSQPGALNQHLNQDNVKLDTIGERLEADMLWDACADPKIIYESFAKEKIDLSHSLDHKPCNGWGTINRGIGAADETEEIHHHEVTLNSSSPNSEAGSPAKSVFRGGHSFLSAWQKDTTITKEVTPFLNPKEIYKRNGELLEALCLNSIDQSQAALASNRKGIIFFNWKDDIPFRDHSDYIWSLADWPPNGWAGSQSTPAPTFVSPGVGLGSKKGAHLGLGGATVGVGSFARPGRDLTGGGAFGVPGYAGMGASGLGWETQEDFEELVDPPATVENANTRAFSSHPSRPFFLVGSSNTHIYLWEFGKDKTTATYGVLPAANVPPPYALASISALQFDHCGHRFATAALDGTVCTWQLEVGGRSNIGPTESSLCFNSHASDVAYVTSSGSIIAVAGYSSNSVNVVIWDTLAPPTTSRASILCHEGGARSLAVFDNDIGSGSVSPLIVTGGKGGDVGLHDFRYIATGRSKRHRHSDKGEQVIKTSSNNDTHSENGTKFGEQNQNGMLWYIPKAHSGSVTKISIIPNTSLFLTGSKDGDVKLWDAKKAKLVHHWPKLHERHTFLQPSTRGFGGVVQAAVTDIKVVSHGFLSCGGDSTVKLVQLKDHI is encoded by the exons ACCCCTCATCGGCCGTCGAAGCTGTTTCTTGGTCCCCTGCCATGCCCTCGATTGGCGAGCTTGCTGCCGCAGCTGAGAATTGCGTTTGGGTGTTCTCGCATGACTCGGCGACGTCCAAAG GTTCTTTTTGTTGGAGCCAGAATGCAGTACTTGTACAGTCGACGAAGGTTAAGGCAATCAGATGGACGGGCTCAGGGGATGGAATTGTTTCCGGTGGAGTTGAGGTGGTTTTGTGGAAAAGAAATGGCAGGTTTTGGGAAATTGCTTGGAAGTTTAAAGCAGAATTACCACAAAGTATGGTCACCGCAACTTGGTCTCTCGATGGACCATTTGCAACTGCAGCTTATCAGAGTAAATGGCAGACTGAAGGATTGTCAACTAATAAGGCTAGCAAATGTGTGTTAGTATGTCAAAGTGATGGAAAATCTGGATTTTTGAAATCCGACCTACATCATCCTCATGCTGTCTCAATGATTCAATGGAGGCCATCTACCGGTAGGCATTTAAACAGAGATGCAAGACATCCACCAAGGCAAGTGTTGCTCACTTGTAGCACAGATGGAACTATTAGGTTATGGTGTGAGGTTAATGATGGAAGGGGAAGAAAATTTGGTAAGGACATGAATGACCCCAAAACAATGAGATGCTCTTTTTCTGTAGCCGCAGTAATAGAGATAAACCAGGCTTTGAATGGACTTCTGGGCACTGATATATATGTGATGTGGGCTACAGAAATTGGGGGTGTATGTAAAACTCGTGAAGGATCTAAACAAATTTTCTCCACAAAAGGTTATCTGCAGGACCTGGCTGGTAATTGCGAGTGGTTGATTGGGTTTGGCCCTGGAATGTTGGTAAATTTCTGGGCTATACACTGTCTCGACGATGTCTCACCAATACGATTTCCGCGGGTTACTTTATGGAAGACACAGAAACTGCAAGGTCTGAAAGTGGGAAATTCTAATTGGACTGGACTTTCTAACTGTAAAGATGGAATACCTCTTAATAAAGTTGTTATCTCAAGGAACTGCTTGTCTGGTCCACCAACATTATGCTCTTTGGTTCAGTTATTACCTTGTAATTCCTTGGTTTGGTCACGAATACATACTCAGACGTCAAATAATATAGAGGATACACCCATTAATAAATCTGGTGCAGAGAACATCATATCATGTTCAGCTGGTGGACTCCTGAATTTGGATGGTCATGCTGGAAGAATCTTACAAGTAGATGTGCATCCTTATAGCTGTGAAGTTGAGTTGGCTGTCTCTTTAGATTCTTGTGGATTACTTcttttttggttcttttctaCTATTTCAAACTGCATCTTGGACCGGCCAACACTAATTCCAACATGGGAGCTTTGTGGGAAGCTTGCGACTCAAGGTTCATGCTCCAAATATACAAGCTTGAGGTGGGCACCATCAATTGGAAATGAAGCAGTTATTCTTCTTATGGGACATGCTGGAGGGATTGATTGCTTTGTTGTAAAAATTCATCACAATGAGGAAGAAAGTATAGAATGTCACTACTTATGTACAATACCTTTTACAGGTCATGGTCCTTATGTGGATGGTCCTGCTAGTATCTTTTCAATTCCTTTGCCTTCAACTTgtcctaaaaccctaaaatctaATAAACTTTTGCTTTTGGGTGTATGGATGAATGGGTTTCAGGCTCTTTCTTGGGAAATAACCTTGCATTCTTTTGATTTATCAAGAAGCTACTGTGAGTGCAATTTTGATGCAGGAAATGCGTCTGAAGGCAGTATGTGGGGATTTGAAACTACTTTTGCTGATAAAAGATATTGTCTTAATGTAAAACCTTGCTCATCACAGATCCCAGATCCTCACACGCATGATGAGGTTACAAGTTTTGCTGTGGTCTACCCAGGTAGAAAGATCTGTATGGAAAAGAATTTGGCTTCTATTATTGATCTATGCTATCCTCCATATATTATGGCGACAGGTTGCTCCGATGGTAGTTTGAAATTGTGGAGGAGTGTCATGGATAAACCATCAACGCCTCACATTCCATGGGAACTTGTGGGTAAGTTTCAGGCACATCAAGGACCTATTAGCCATGTATGCTTATCTGACTGTGGTCGTAAGATAGCAACCCTTTGGAAGGAGCTTTCTTCAAATACTGTTAGCACTCTTCATATATGGGACTCTGTACTCCTAGCAGGTGCAGGGTCTTTTATGCTAGAACATACAATATCCTTTGGTCAAGATCTTGTTGCTTTAAATTGGCTATCATTTGGAAATGGTCAGTTATTACTTGGAGTTTGCACAAAAAATCAGTTGCAAGTATATACCCAGCAGCGTTGCGGTAGCCAGACTTTATTAAACTCTGAAAAATCATTGAAAAGGGATATATGGGTCTGCATTGCGTCGACTCATACCTTCCCTCTCATTAATGATTTCTTTTGGGGCCCCAGAGCATCAGCTGTGTTTGTTCATAGTAGCTACTTTTGTGTAAATAGTCAGTGGTTATTCCTTGCAGATAAGAAACATCTTGTTAATGTCGATCCAAGTTACATCATGGAAAATTGCTTGGATTCTGTGGGTGGAATGGAAGAGGACATTAGTTCTGGAATTTTCATTGATTGTGGACTTGGTCAATTCAGTAAAATATTACTTGATAACAACAGAAGAGATTGCAAGTCTGATATTccattggagattgatttgaaAAAGGATTATCTTTCTAGCAGCTTGTTTGTAGCAAGGGCTCAACTGAAGTGTAGTGGGGCTACTAAAGTAAGTATATGGACCATGCATGAAGTGGTCGAGCAGTTAAGTGGATCTCTGCCAGTTTATCACCCAGAGGCTCTCTTTATGAATATCTATTCAG GAAATTGGAAGCGTGCTTACATTGCTCTGAGGCATCTTAATGAGTTTCTCTCTTCTAATTCTTCTCCTGAGAGGAAGTGTAGCCCTGCAAAGTCTAGCAATTGCATTCCGCAGATTCCTTTGTCAAATTTCCTTGATGCACATATCTCAATAAATTCAAATGACAAAGTATTTCAGTGGAGTGGTGATGCCTCTGTATTTTCGTCATCTTCTCCGTTTCAAAGAGGCTTTGGCCAATTTACAAACAGTTTGGACTCTTATGGTTCCAGTAATATGATCAATTCTTCCTCAACAAAATCTGAACTCAATGACTTTATTGAGCCTTTTGAGAAGTTGTACAAGTCAGCAGATATAAGTGACATAGAGAAGATTCAAATTCTTGCCATTATAGATCTTCTTACTGAATTGTGTAGTTCAAACTCTAGTTCTGCATATGAAAGTCTTGATGAACCTGGACGGAG gttttgggttggattGAGGTTTCAGCAACTACATTTTTTCCGAAAGTCTGGTAGATCAGCATCCGTGGAAGAGTTGGTAATTGACTCCAAGTTGATTGGATGGGCCTACCACTCTGATTGCCAGGAGAATTTATTTGGTTCGTTTCTACCTAATGATCCATCTTGGCAAGAAATGCGGAATTTGGGTGTAGGATTTTGGTTTACAAATACAGCACAGTTGCGTTCAAGG ATGGAGAAACTGGCAAGATTGCAGTATCTGAAAAGGAAAGATCCTAAAGACTGTGCATTGCTGTACATTGCACTGAATAGAATTCAAGTTTTGTCTGGCCTTTTCAAAATAAGCAGGGATGAGAAGGATAAGCCCCTTGTTGGATTTCTTTCACGCAATTTTCAG GAGGAGAAAAATAAGGCAGCGGCTTTGAAGAATGCATATGTCTTAATGGGGAGACATCAGCTGGAATTAGCAGTTGCTTTCTTTCTGCTTGGAGGTGATACTTCTTCTGCAGTCAATATTTGTGCAAAGAACCTTGGGGATGAACAGCTTGCATTAGTTATCTGTCGACTAGCTGAGGGTCGTGGTGGGCCACTAGAGAGACACTTAATTACGAAGTTCATGCTACCATCCGCAATTGAGAAGGGCGACTGTTGGTTGGGAAGCCTTTTGGAG TGGGAGCTGGGAAATTACTCTCAATCTTTTACATGCATGCTTGGTTTCCAAATAAATTCTGCAACTGAAAAGTATGCACTTTTGTCCAACGGTGCTCCTTTTTCAGACCCAAACGTTGGTCTGTATTGTCTAATGCTAGCAACCAATAATTGCATGAAAAATGCTGTTGGGGAGCAAAATAGTGCATTACTCGGAAGGTGGGCAATATTGACTACAGCTACTGCATTAAACAGATGCGGTCTTCCA cttgaagctttggagtACCTTTCATCTTCACCAAACATTCCTGGGGATACAGATGAAAGGGGTACATCAGATCTTGGGCATTCTGAAAATCTGCGTGCAATTCTAAATCCTTCTCCCAGAAATTCTAGCAATTGGTTATCAAGTAATGTGGCTCTCCATCTGGAGTTCCAAGCCAAATCAGATTTGACACTTCAATACTTATCAAAGTTGGTAAGAGAGCATCCAAGCTGGGTGGATATTGTCTTTGGATCTTTTCAAGCTAGTACATGTGTAAAGGAGTGCAAAAATCAGGAATATGTAAAAGTTCTTGAATCTTTCCAACAGAAGTTATACACAACACTAAATCAGTTGGAGCAGAAGTTTTCAGTGGTTCCTTTCCATCTTGTTAGCATG ATTTTAATCTCGCTGTATGATTGTGGGCTGTGGTTTGTTGGATATGATATATTACATAGATACACTGCTCAAAATCAAGATCTAGATAAAATCCAATCAGCTGACAAATTCCTATCATATGCTCTTATGCATAAGCTGCTTTTGAAGGCCACCAGAGAAACTTCCCTTTTGTTTTCACGCGTTATTGTTGCCTGCGGTATAACATGCTCTGTTCTGAAGTCGCATTATATTGAAGACAATGTGTCTGGTGATAGTAGATCTACAGGGTCAGATGCTTTGGAGTATTACTTTCAAGGTCTTATACTGTTATTGAGGAGTTTAAGGGCTGCTTTGGGAACGACCTTTTGCTCCACCACGGAAGATCTCATAATGAAACCCCTTACAATCATTGATTTgatggagtattatgtacaTCTTGCATATGCTTGGCATCATAGAAACTCTAAAGTTCTCTTACTATTGGTGCAACCCCTTCTGATCACATTTACTAATGGGCATACACCTTATGAAGTTGATATGAAGAATATGAAGAAACTCCTCACCCAGATTCCAGAGGTGGCGGTTCAAAATAATGTGGGCCTTCATGTTTCTCAAGAGAGAAATATAACGCATTTGGTTCCAGAAGATGAAAGATGGCAAATCATAAGTGTTTGCTTATGGCAACACATATCCAGATTCATGCAACATAACTTAAACGTATTGTCGTATAACCTTGATGATGATGGCTGTTTTGCTGGTGAACCCcatcaaaaatatttttcatgGGCACCTATCTCTGCAAGTTTAGATTCTCATAGCAGCAGTCTGAAAGAACTGATTGGGCTGGTCTCATTGAGCTTAGTAAAGTTATTGAAGCCCACACTTTCACAGGTTGCCTCTTATCATGTAAAACAGTTAGCATCACTTCTACAGCACAAAATGGATAATGGGTTGCGTGTGACGACTCTTGTTTGGTTAGAAGAATCTAACAAGTCTCAACCTGGAGCTCTCAATCAGCATCTAAATCAGGATAATGTCAAATTGGACACAATAGGTGAAAGACTTGAAGCTGATATGTTATGGGATGCCTGTGCTGACCCTAAAATAATATACGAAAGTTTTGCCAAGGAAAAAATAGACTTGTCTCACTCTCTTGATCATAAACCCTGTAATGGATGGGGTACCATAAACAGGGGCATCGGGGCTGCAGATGAAACTGAGGAAATTCACCATCATGAAGTTACACTCAATAGTAGTTCTCCCAACAGTGAAGCTGGATCACCTGCTAAAAGTGTATTTCGGGGTGGGCATTCTTTCCTTAGTGCCTGGCAGAAAGACACAACCATTACAAAGGAAGTCACACCTTTTCTAAACCCAAAGGAGATATATAAGAGAAACGGGGAGCTTTTGGAG GCATTGTGTCTCAACTCCATTGACCAGAGTCAAGCTGCACTTGCAAGCAACCGAAAG GggattatattttttaattggaAGGATGATATCCCTTTCAGAGATCATTCAGATTATATTTGGTCACTGGCTGATTGGCCACCAAATGGGTGGGCTGGTTCTCAGTCAACCCCTGCTCCAACATTTGTTTCTCCTGGTGTTGGTCTTGGAAGCAAGAAAGGAGCACACCTTGGATTGGGTGGAGCAACTGTTGGTGTGGGTTCTTTTGCAAGGCCAGGAAGAGATTTGACGGGTGGTGGAGCATTTGGGGTTCCAGGTTATGCTGGTATGGGTGCATCTGGTTTAGGTTGGGAAACTCAAGAGGACTTTGAGGAGCTTGTTGACCCACCAGCTACTGTGGAGAATGCAAATACGAGGGCTTTTTCCAGTCACCCATCTAGACCTTTCTTCTTGGTTGGGTCTAGCAATACACACATCTACTTATGGGAG TTTGGTAAGGACAAAACTACTGCAACTTATGGAGTGCTGCCTGCTGCAAATGTCCCTCCGCCTTATGCTCTTGCATCGATATCCGCTTTGCAGTTTGACCACTGTGGACACAGGTTTGCTACTGCGGCCTTAGATGGAACTGTGTGCACGTGGCAGCTGGAGGTCGGAGGAAGGAGTAACATTGGTCCTACGGAGTCATCTCTATGCTTTAACAGCCACGCATC CGATGTTGCTTATGTCACTTCAAGTGGATCAATCATTGCTGTGGCTGGATATAGTTCCAATAGTGTTAATGTGGTTATATGGGATACATTGGCTCCACCTACAACCTCACGAGCTTCTATTCTTTGTCAtgaag GTGGTGCACGCTCTCTTGCAGTGTTTGATAATGACATAGGAAGTGGTTCTGTCTCCCCCCTTATTGTGACTGGTGGTAAAGGTGGTGATGTCGGACTTCATGATTTCCGGTACATTGCTACTGGAAGGAGTAAAAGGCATAGGCATTCGGATAAAGGTGAACAAGTCATCAAGACATCATCGAATAATGATACGCATTCTGAAAATGGCACCAAATTTGGGGAACAAAATCAAAATGGGATGCTTTGGTATATACCGAAGGCTCACTCAG GGAGTGTGACCAAGATATCCATAATCCCAAACACGAGTTTGTTCTTAACTGGAAGCAAAGATGGAGATGTTAAGCTTTGGGACGCCAAGAAAGCTAAGTTGGTACATCACTGGCCGAAGTTGCATGAAAGACACACATTTTTGCAACCAAGCACTCGAGGCTTTGGCGGAGTAGTCCAG GCTGCTGTCACAGATATAAAAGTCGTTTCACACGGTTTTCTTTCGTGCGGTGGAGACAGCACTGTAAAGTTAGTTCAACTCAAAGACCACATCTGA